In Cololabis saira isolate AMF1-May2022 chromosome 1, fColSai1.1, whole genome shotgun sequence, the following proteins share a genomic window:
- the LOC133447001 gene encoding histone H1-like — MAEVAPAPAPAKAAKKKVSKPKKAGPSAAELIVKAVAASKERSGVSAAAVKKALAAGGYDVDKNKARVNTAIKSLVTKGTLVQTKGTGASGSFKMSKNTDTKAKAPVKKAAPKANKPAAKKPAAAKKSPKKVKKPAALKKTAKSPKKVAKSPKKVAKSPKKVLKKAPKANKSPAKKVAKPKAKKAAPKKK; from the coding sequence ATGGCAGAAGTAGCTCCAGCTCCGGCTCCGGCCAAAGCCGCCAAGAAGAAGGTGTCCAAGCCGAAGAAGGCCGGCCCCAGCGCGGCAGAGCTCATCGTGAAGGCCGTGGCCGCGTCCAAGGAGCGCAGCGGCGTGTCCGCCGCCGCCGTCAAGAAAGCTCTGGCCGCCGGAGGATACGACGTGGACAAGAACAAAGCCCGCGTCAACACCGCCATCAAGAGCCTGGTGACCAAGGGGACCCTGGTCCAGACCAAGGGGACCGGGGCCTCCGGCTCCTTCAAGATGAGCAAGAACACTGACACGAAGGCCAAAGCTCCCGTGAAGAAAGCGGCTCCTAAAGCCAACAAGCCCGCCGCCAAGAAACCCGCAGCGGCCAAGAAGAGCCCCAAGAAGGTGAAGAAGCCCGCAGCGCTCAAGAAGACGGCCAAGAGCCCCAAGAAGGTCGCCAAGAGCCCCAAGAAGGTCGCCAAGAGCCCCAAGAAGGTGCTGAAGAAGGCCCCCAAAGCCAACAAGTCCCCCGCCAAGAAGGTGGCCAAGCCCAAAGCCAAGAAGGCAGCACCCAAGAAGAAGTGA
- the LOC133447139 gene encoding histone H2B-like, whose translation MPEPAKSAPKKGSKKAVTKTAGKGGKKRRKSRKESYAIYVYKVLKQVHPDTGISSKAMGIMNSFVNDIFERIGSEASRLAHYNKRSTITSREIQTAVRLLLPGELAKHAVSEGTKAVTKYTSSK comes from the coding sequence ATGCCTGAACCCGCCAAGTCCGCGCCCAAGAAGGGCTCCAAGAAAGCCGTGACCAAGACCGCCGGGAAAGGCGGCAAGAAGAGGAGAAAGAGCAGGAAGGAAAGCTACGCCATCTACGTGTACAAGGTGCTGAAGCAGGTCCACCCCGACACCGGCATCTCCTCCAAGGCCATGGGCATCATGAACTCGTTCGTCAACGACATCTTTGAGCGCATCGGCTCTGAAGCGTCTCGTCTGGCTCACTACAacaaacgctccaccatcaccTCCAGGGAGATCCAGACCGCCGTGCGCCTCCTGCTGCCCGGGGAGCTGGCCAAGCACGCCGTGTCCGAGGGAACCAAGGCCGTCACCAAGTACACCAGCTCCAAGTAG
- the LOC133446995 gene encoding histone H1-like, translating into MAEVAPAPAPAKAAKKKVSKPKKAGPSAAELIVKAVAASKERSGVSAAAVKKALAAGGYDVDKNKARVNTAIKSLVTKGTLVQTKGTGASGSFKMSKNTDTKAKAPVNKAAPKAKKPAAKKPAAAKKAKSAAAKKPAAAKKSPKKVKKPAALKKTAKSPKKVAKSPKKVAKSPKKVLKKAPKANKSPAKKVAKPKAKKAAPKKK; encoded by the coding sequence ATGGCAGAAGTAGCTCCAGCTCCGGCTCCGGCCAAAGCCGCCAAGAAGAAAGTGTCCAAGCCGAAGAAGGCCGGCCCCAGCGCGGCAGAGCTCATCGTGAAGGCCGTGGCCGCGTCCAAGGAGCGCAGCGGCGTGTCCGCCGCCGCCGTCAAGAAAGCTCTGGCCGCCGGAGGATACGACGTGGACAAGAACAAAGCCCGCGTCAACACCGCCATCAAGAGCCTGGTGACCAAGGGGACCCTGGTCCAGACCAAGGGGACCGGGGCCTCCGGCTCCTTCAAGATGAGCAAGAACACTGACACGAAGGCCAAAGCTCCCGTGAACAAAGCGGCTCCTAAAGCCAAGAAGCCCGCCGCCAAGAAACCCGCAGCAGCGAAGAAGGCGAAGAGCGCAGCGGCCAAGAAACCAGCAGCGGCCAAGAAGAGCCCCAAGAAGGTGAAGAAGCCCGCAGCGCTCAAGAAGACGGCCAAGAGCCCCAAGAAGGTCGCCAAGAGCCCCAAGAAGGTCGCCAAGAGCCCCAAGAAGGTGCTGAAGAAGGCCCCCAAAGCCAACAAGTCCCCCGCCAAGAAGGTGGCCAAGCCCAAAGCCAAGAAGGCAGCACCCAAGAAGAAGTGA
- the LOC133447018 gene encoding histone H3: protein MARTKQTARKSTGGKAPRKQLATKAARKSAPATGGVKKPHRYRPGTVALREIRRYQKSTELLIRKLPFQRLVREIAQDFKTDLRFQSSAVMALQEASEAYLVGLFEDTNLCAIHAKRVTIMPKDIQLARRIRGERA, encoded by the coding sequence ATGGCCAGAACCAAGCAGACCGCTCGTAAGTCCACCGGAGGCAAAGCCCCCAGGAAGCAGCTGGCCACCAAGGCCGCCCGGAAGAGCGCCCCGGCCACCGGCGGAGTGAAGAAGCCTCACCGCTACAGGCCCGGTACCGTGGCTCTGAGGGAGATCCGCCGCTACCAGAAGTCCACGGAGCTGCTGATCCGCAAGCTGCCCTTCCAGCGGCTGGTGAGAGAAATCGCTCAGGACTTCAAGACCGACCTGCGCTTCCAGAGCTCTGCCGTCATGGCCCTGCAGGAGGCCAGCGAGGCTTACCTGGTGGGGCTGTTCGAGGACACCAACCTGTGCGCCATCCACgccaagagggtcaccatcatgCCCAAAGACATCCAGCTCGCCCGCCGCATCCGCGGGGAGAGAGCTTAG